Sequence from the Microplitis demolitor isolate Queensland-Clemson2020A chromosome 2, iyMicDemo2.1a, whole genome shotgun sequence genome:
ttgatttacttttaaagtaaataaataatatgtcgATTATTTTGTCCatgtatttattgttaaataattaataacagcTGAGTAAGGCGAACGTGCGCCTCGAGCGCGGACTGCACCCACACGACTACTGAGACACTGCTGCCAACTGTCGGTTCAATTTTCCAATTTAAACGCATGCGCGGGAAACATTCTTTTGAACATGCGCGAGAGGGTCAAGTGCAggcgggaaaattttaattagggCACTGAcacaagatttaaaaaaaaaatcagaatgCAAATTTACTTCTAAAGTTGTTacaaattgtcatcaaaaagGGAAAAGCCAGAAATTGACGGACATTTGAGGAAATTTAAGGAAACTtttattagggtttttttctagtaaaaagTTACTTCTAAatggaagaaaaattaaccgctaattGTTCTTtacttttgctgtcaaattgttAGCAAATTCTGGCAATttgaattgttaaattattgtcaatttcaagctaaagtaaCTATGATAGGCATAATCGCAAGTTGACTTCTCAtaaatagattctcataaaatagattttcataaattcccatacagattttatgagaatggatgagttctatgagaagtgctatagttaagtatagggtcTTATCTATACACCTATAAGAATccatcggattttttaagcagggctGTGAGCAATATCAGTGTATGTGTGCTCAGCAATTTGTATAGAgtccaaaatttttgaattgccATCTTTAAAACATGGCGGATGCGCTTGCGctgaatttgtaataaaaaaccCATCCATGATtaacaatttgaaaaattctacaCTATCgacagtttaattttatttcttttgtctTCCATTCGCACCGTGGCGTTGTAaagtattattgttaaaaaaaaaaataataaaaatatacacatactCATTTGTTAACTATTTTGTCAGCTGATTGTCGCGTtcttcaattataattttacaaataattaaactattgatATATCAGTAACTTCTTTAAATCAAATGATTAAAAGAGTttacttacaaaataaaagtaagcAATGATAGTTGTTTTTACTATATAATAATTCttgtattttacttttttcagtgtgaatgtagcagataagacaaattttgaattacaattaaacgaatcaaaaaatcaaaaacataaaattcaaaaaaaatgcacatactgattttaaagttctatcaatgcgcattttttaaattttattcgattcaaatttaagtaactttttttttaattttaaaaattaaaaattgtcagctacattcacactcttttcttttcttttaaaatttgaataaaatttactacgaTGACACATTTTTGTAAAGATTTATGTAGCATTTatcaccaaataaaaaaaaatatgagtttaTTAAGTGAAAAACCAatagaaaattcaatcagaACTAAATTGGAAAAAGGATTAGAGCCATcgtatttagaaattttaaatgagtCATACATGCATAATGTACCTAAAGGCTCAGAGACTCATTTCAAAGTTTTAGTAGTTTcagataaatttcaaaatgaacCTCTGATTAAggtaattatcatattttaatcaaatttctaatcaattataaatacattttttttattaactcttttatttaaaaatcaatttttagcGTCATCGAATGGTCAATGAATTATTAGAAACTGAATTAAAAACCGGCGTTCATGCATTATCAATTGtcgtaaatattatttttattgcacttgcacagtaaaaaattaaaatgaaaaaagaacatttttttgtggTTTTTGTTGCATGATTTGAAATTCGTGCAACCGATTTGTTTATAAACTTAATCAAACCTAAGCCTGAAGAAGCTCTATCAAACAAGAAGGCAAAAACTACCTTTCTTCAGTAAAATGTAATCTCTTTGTCCCAACcattttttgagctcgaaaacagccgGAACTTTTGGGGGTGACCCTTAGGATCATCCgttttccataattttttttttatacattgacgaaatatttttttactgtgcattaataaacataattacacaagtatagttttaaatattattttacttaatttttaaggCGAAAACTCCAGCTCAGTGGGAAGAAAGTGTTAAAACAGTTTCACCTAGTCCAACATGTAGAGGAGgatttggaaaataatcatcaagtatatagaaaaattttttaacttcgaTTGTTGTACATACGATGcttttgtcaataaaatttattttaagtcaatataaattatgatttttttgattgaCTGCTGTAAGgaatattctataaaaaatgtatagtcggacctcgttataagtaTCATTCTGTCTATTTTATAAACCAGATATCGCGATAGTTTGAGAGAGAAACcaatagtcttataacgaggttctactgtatgtataaattatgCCCATAATTGTAATCATGTACTTTATTTACCCCATCAGGTcactaattattcaataattaattaatgtaacggtaTCGAAGTCCACTTCCGTTTTACGGGAAACCGTTTCCTCACTTATTTTAGGTCCGCACTGCGGACGCCCCTACTTTCTCCCCAGACGACACTCtgaatcgaaaaatataatcaagtgACTAAGGGTAGACATTAATTGAAGGTATAATCAAAAATCCTCATAGCGCGTGGTATCAAACCACAGCCTCACGAGCATCTGTTAACGTTAGGTTACAAACAAGCATCCATTTGATCAGTCCCCGATGAATTTTCTGCTTTTCAAGACTTAAATCACTGATGttatgagaaaaattaaagttgGATCCATTCTCGGgctatttattcaataattatgcACAGTAATATTGAttggatattttattaattttttttccattggaatttactttgttgtaaaaatttaattatacaccgattataaaactttaagatgtcattacttataaatactttatttaatattgtaattacaCGTTCATTATGCtggtattattttttctttatatacttacattaataataatgcgaaaaataatataatagaactgaaaaaatcattaatgtcATAATGTAAATGTATCTAATCTTAACTTTCCGtcgttttcatttaaataaagtatatcAGCCATTGATTGTTCAATCATTGTTTCTTCAGCTTTGTCATACATctgaaaattcaaagttattatacattaatattattttgacagcataattaaataaattaaataaaaaatataaagtaattactcctctaaaattaatattttgaggTGGATGTTTGAAATTAGGACCAAAATTTACAGACACTGTTGCATTTTTGTGTATTGACAGAGTTGGATAATAAGCTCCTCTGCATATGTCGATAAAAGCATCTCCTTGACATTcaccatttttataaaacactaTTTTACTGCCTTCAAGTGGTTTAAGTGCTTTCAATGCTTCTGGCACTTGATCTTTTTCTTCATAATACAAATGACTCTTGAATTTCACAAGGGGCTAAAtgaaacacaaatttttattagaaatatacaaacaaaattttattcttaaaaaaaaaatgttggaaaatcTAAAAGAGCACACCTCGACTCATTTTAGTTCTCATCATTAAACTagcatattttttgaaattaatctcATTATGAATCAACCAAATGTTCCTTAATAAATGTCctttaaaatagtatatacttttaacaacTTTGGTGTACTATAAAGAATGTAGAGAGGACTTAAAGTCAGTGATAGAGCCAGTCGCTTtgcgattgaggtgtgcaacgacaattattttttctatttatctacatattaatattttttctatttatcacCTGCGTTTTAAGAAGTCGAAGCGTAtattgaattttgattttaattttattttaagaagtCTAAGCGTAtattgaattttgattttaattttattttttactcctcatttatttataactaaatgTTGTCGAAAAAACAAAGTAAACGATctactcataaaaaaaaaatattcataataaaatataatgatatttgaTCTAAAAGTG
This genomic interval carries:
- the LOC103575151 gene encoding bolA-like protein DDB_G0274169, with the translated sequence MIKRVYLQNKNLCSIYHQIKKNMSLLSEKPIENSIRTKLEKGLEPSYLEILNESYMHNVPKGSETHFKVLVVSDKFQNEPLIKRHRMVNELLETELKTGVHALSIVAKTPAQWEESVKTVSPSPTCRGGFGK